A stretch of DNA from Triticum dicoccoides isolate Atlit2015 ecotype Zavitan chromosome 2A, WEW_v2.0, whole genome shotgun sequence:
gtagggtacgaaaccacctcaaagttatcatttctgatcgtctattgggctattcctataagtgtcacaaacaaccctagagttcatactaaaataacaccttaagacacacatcaaccaaaaccctaatgtcacctagatactccaatgtcaccacaagtatccgcgggtttgattatacgatatgcatcacacaatctcagattcatctattcaaaccaacacaaagaacttcaaagagtgccccaaagtttctaccggagagtcaagacgaaaatgtgtgccaacccctatgcataagttcacaaggtcacagaacccgcaagttgatcaccaaaacatacatcaagtgttctcaaattcttaaagactcaatctgataagataacttcaaagggaaaactcaatccattacaagaaggtagagggggagaaacattgtagatccaactataatagcaaagctggcggtacatcaagatcgtgccaaatcaagaacacgagagagatatatcaaacacataactactggtacataccctcagccccgagggtgaactactccttcctcgtcatggagagcgccgggatgatgaagatggccaccagtgatgattcccccctccggcagggtgccggaacagggtcccgattggtttttggtggctacggaggcttgcggcggcgaaactcccgatctaggttctgttctggggtTTTGGGGatttataagaggtgttggcgtcggggacaagtcaagggggcccacgaggcgacgacaaggacgaagggcgcgccctccacccttgtggtggtctCGGGACTCTTCTCCGATatctttttgttccagtattttttatattttctaaaaatattctctataaattttcaggtcaattggactccgctaTGGCCACTGGTGCGGTGGCGGATGGAGGCCGGGGCAGAAGATGTGGGCGCGGCCACCAGACAAATGAAGAAATTTTGCCGTCATTGTTGGATGGCTCCCAACATGTCCGCGAACATTTGTGGCGTTGGTTTAAGGACTTGCGTTACATATGCCTACAAAACGTGGTACTTAGAGGGATTATATACATTTTTTTACAACAATTCAAGATAAAACAccttaggccttgttcggttaatCCCCACCACAAAGGGATTGAAGAGGATTGGAGAGATTTGATATGGATTTTGACTTGCTGAGGATTTAATCCCTACCAATCTGCTTCAAACCCTTTAAAACCCTGTGGAACCGAACAAGACCTTAGGGATTCCGTACCGAGAAAATGAAATGAAATCACCCTGGATGGATCTCCGCTTCTCCGGTCTTCAAATCCACTCCACGGTCCACGCCACGCCAGTCCGCTGGAGGTGGAAGGATGACGCGACGCTTCTTTTATACAGCGCCGGCAAACGGAGGCCTGGGCGGTCGCCGGATTCAGGAGCCGGCGGGAGGAACGGGTGAGCTGGGGGGAAGGGGATTCTCCCTCAGCGCCATCATCAGCGCGGAAGAGGAGAACGACGAGTGAGGTGTGGGCTGCGGCCCGTGAGTGGTTGGCCTTCTCTCTCTGAGCCTGCATGCCCCGATAAAGCCCATCTAGTTTCCTAACCCCCAGCTCCCATCCCATCTCAGGCGGCCAGGCACCCACGACGAGCCGGCGGCGACGCCTCTAGCTAGCAGGTGAGCTCGGAGGCGATCTCGGGCTGCGGCTGCGCGGCGTCAGCGCATCGAGGGAGGACAGAGATCCCGGCGCAGACGCGCTTGGGCGGCGCCGTCGTGCTGCGACGGGGGGCGGAGGATGCGGCCAGCCAGGTTCACGCCTCAATCTCACCTCTCAGGCCTCCAATAATGTATGGTTTCGCAGCGCGTAACTCCTAGTTTCGATCTCGATGTTTTTCTAGTAGTTAACAAATCTCTATAATATTCCATTCCATGTTTGTGTAGTTGCATCAGTCCACCGCTTCATATTTCCTGGATTGTTCTGTATGATCCCCTCTCTCCGGTTCACCTTCCAAGCGTGATGTCTATGCTTGATTGAAGCAATGAGGATCTTGCTCCGGGCGTGCCGCCATTGCTGCAGGCTGCCATTTTTCTCTCGGGCTGCCGGAGCTGCCTTCACTGTAAGAGCACTACCTTGGTGATCAATGTACAATTCGAGTGTACTTGGGTTCCATAgtttctcttcttcttaatcaattgGAATTTAAGATAAATGCTTTTGCACTTGTCCTAGGCAAATTGCGGCGGGGGCCCATGGAGGCTGCATCGCGTTCTAGCTGCGCAGTGTCTTCCCATGAGAACAACTGCCGGCTCGATTCTGCCATGGGAAGCGCCATCCCGTGAAACTCTACTGAGGACGATTGATGTTGCTCTCAAGGATGGCAATGTCGACCAGGCGCTGCGAGCATTTGGCAATTATAAAAGCCTGCATGGCCTTCCCGAGCCAAGGGTATTGAATGGTGTGATTGTGTCACTGTCGTACACATCTAGTCGAAGGTGGCTTCAGAGAGCGTATGACTTGGTTCTGTCAGTTTATCAGTGTAACGGCAATCTTCTCAACTCTAGCTCGCTGATGAGGCTAGCTCTGGCACTTGCAAGAGATCAGACACCTGTTCCTGCCTCTGCAGTTCTTAGGATCATACTGGAGAGCGGCAAGCTTCCTGATGCTGATATATTGAGCATGGTGTTTTTGCACATGTTGAAGTCACAAGTAGGATCCTATCTTGCAGCTGATGTTCTGGCTGAGACCTGCGAGTGTTTCTTGGATCAAATTTCAGATAGGCGACAGCTGAAAAAATTGGACCCAATAAAGAACAATGTCACCTTGTTCAATATGATTTTGGAGTCTTGTGTTAACTTCAAATGCATCATCACAGCCCAGAAAATAATGGAGCTGATGTCATTGGTCGGGGTTGTGGCTGATGTGAATACAATGGCGGTCGCTAGCCGGGTCTGTCAAATGGTTGGGCAGCGAGATGAATTGATGACCATGAAAGGAAGCATCAATTCTTTCTCCTCTTTGCCATTCTCTCAGCAATATCTACATTTTTACGACAGTTTATTGAGCTTGCAATTCAGTGGTAATGACATGGATGCTGCTGCAGATCTTATAATCGATCTGTATCGGCAACAAAAGTCATGCACTTTCTCCGACAATGATGTGCAGAAACAAGGTGTGATACAAATTGGCTCTGGTAACCTAAAAAGTGGATACAGAATAATGTTTGACCCCACAAAATTGGACAAAGGTTTTGTGTTAGATACAAAAAACCAGTCTGGACTTGTTGTTCCTCTCAGTGGAAATCTTGTTCCTAGTGAAAAGGCTGTTGCTAAGCTTATCGTAGGCTGTGTGAAAGCAAAGAAACTGGGTGCATTGTCTAGCTTCTGTATTACATTGCATAAGGAAGAACTAAAGGGAATTTCTGCTTCAGATGTGATTAATGCCTGCATTCAGATGGGATGGTTGCATGCCTCTCATGATATCCTGGATGCTTTAGAGTCAGCTGAGATTCCTGTCGGGGTTGGTACTTACATGTCTCTTCTCAGAGAATACGAGAATAATCATAAACCCGAAGAATTCAATTTGCTTCTCCAACAGATACAGAAAATAGCACCGACCATGGCGGAATTTCATACTAGTCCATCATTTACCATAAAGGACATTGCCAAAATAGTCAAGGATGAGATCCCCCAAACTAAATCATCTTTGCTTTCCAGTTTGGTTGAAGAAACTGAACACTATAACCCTGGAGACCACTTAACCTTTGAGTTCAataattcaattcttttcttctgcAAGGCAAACATGATGGAAGATGCTCTGAGCACATATAAACGCATGAGAGAGCAAAATATTAGACCCAATCTGCATACCTTTTCCCATATACTGTGTGGATATTCGTCATTAAGCATGTATAGGGAGATTACCATACTGTGGGGAGAAATAAAACGCAGACTCGACTACAGAGAAATATCTGTGGACAGGGATTTGCTTGACTGCTTAGTTTTAGATTTCCTCAAAGGTGGCTATTTTTCAAGGGTGATGGAGGTTATAAGTTACATGTCAACCCATAATATTTACTGCGACAAGTGGAAATACAGGCAGGCCTTTCTGAGGCTGCACAAGAATCTGTATAGGAACTTGAATTCATTGCATGACAAAACAGAAGCTCAGAGCAAAAGGATTGATGATGTCCGAGCTTTCAGGACATGGGCAGGCATCAAATAGATAAAGCCGAGTACAGTGCTGTAATTCTCTTGCTTTTTGGAAACACTTTCTGTTGCATAGCCCAGCAGTGCAGCATTCTTCTCCAATGTAACATATCATCAAAGTCTGGTAATTCTAGAGAGTGGATCACATTTGAATTGGGCAAACCGTTGGAGAGAGAAGTCTCTATTTTCATAAACTGTGGCACTATGCTGCAACCTATGTGGATTGTGCCCACTGCCCAGTATGTTCTATTCATGTCCCTGATGATCAATTGTGTTGATGCATGGTTATCACTGCTCGCGGTAGCAGCAGCTTCTGTGGCAGTATGATGCACACATGAATTTGTACGATATCTCGAATTTATGTAGGTGTGGTGTGGTCCAACAAGTTTTGAACCTTTGATGTGTAGGATCATGTTGGCACTGCTCGGTTATATTTGGAGTATACGGATGCCGTGGTGGATTTCCAGCCTCTTAGTTACAGCATGCTCGGTCATTTCAAGCCAACCCTACCAGATTATTCTCAGGAACTTGCTCTTCCAGCAGAGAAACAGAGCAGTCGCTCTTTTGCAGTCAGTGGAGATGTTCGGGGTGGCAAGAGCTCTGAAGTTTTTACAGTTAGTTCTGTAGTTGAGTGTTTGACTACTTCCTGACATATGTTCAGATCTTAGTAAGAGATGTGTCACTGCTACCAGTTCGGTGTGTTAACTACTTGTTGATTCTGTTGCTGGAACCAACGAGTTTCAGGTGTAGTTTTGCCTTAGGCTGCATGTTGCGGCCTCGTGGAATTTATGAATGTGCGAGCAAGGAATTCTCCTTCAGGTGCATGGTTTGGTTTCAGGTTGCATGCGTTGAAATGACATGAATGGATAGATGTACCGAAAATATGCACCTGGGTTGGTTTGTTGTATGGTTGCTAGCCCTGAAACATGTGTCGCACTGAAGCGTATGATGGTACTAACATTGTAGGGTTTGTTGCTGCTGCTGTATGCTTGAACTGGCGGGTTGTAGATTAACATGTTATTTATCATTTGCAAATGTTCACCCCGGGAAGCCCTAGAATACCACGGATGTCAACCAATCGACCAAGTTTGATACCCCAAAATTTCTCAGCGAAGAAAATGAACTCAGATCTTAGTACCATTATTACTTCAAAACAATTTTCTTTTGAAAGATCCAGCAATTGCTGACTTTTCTGTTATGGAGATCGGGAGCAGTACATACATCATCGCCATAGGCGACATGGAAAGAGAAAACCGAAAAAAAGGAAACTTCAAACATTGTATTTTTATAGCTTTgattttgaacttttttcctagAATACCAAAGATGTCATTTCTTCGCGAAAATACACGTGTGAGTAGAGTCGACCAAGTTTAACACCcccattttttttaaaaaaccctCCAATATTTTACTGTTCATAATAGTTGTCACTGGAACGATGTTCCAAAATATTATGTTCAACATATAATCCAACAAGCAGGTGTTATCTAAATCAAACCCCGAACTCCAAATACCAGGAATCAGCACACTCAACTCTCTAATCCCAGTCCAAATTGAACCCTAATCATGTTTTAGGCCAAAAAACGATGACACAGCAGTAGTCAACCGGGATTGACCTGACTTGTGGGCCAGCAAGTGCTTTTGTTGACTGGTGCGCTCGTGTTAAAGGATTGGGGAATTCTGGTGGTGAGAAGCTAGGGTTAGCGGCGGCTGGCAGGGCGCAGAGCACGGCGGCGACGCGATGTCGTGGTCTTCGACctcttcaaggcttatagtgatcgagattaggatttgtcacttcgattgtcggagaggtatctctgggcccactcggtaatgcacatcactataagccttgcaaacaatgtgaccaatgagttagtcacgggatgatgcattacggaacgagtaaagagacttgccggtaacgagattgaactaggtatgatgataccgacgattgaatctcgggcaagtaacataccgatgacaaagggaacaacatatgttgttatgcggtttgaccgataaagatcttcgtagaatatgtaggaaccaatatgagcatccaggtaccgctattggctattgaccggagatgagtctcggtcatgtctacatagttctcgaactcgtagggtccgcacgcttaacgttcgatgacgatatgtattatgagttatgtgatttgatgtaccgaaggttgtttcggagtcccggatgtgatcacggacatggcgaggagtctcgaaatggtcgagacataaagattgatatattggaccatgttattcggacaccggaagtgttccggagagtttcggataaaaccggattgtcggagggttaccggacccccccaggaagttaatgggccaccatgggccttagaggagagagggccggccaggaggtggcgtggtcccccagtccgaattggacaaggggtggtggcggcgcccccctccttccttctctccccttcctccttccttcccctccttgttggactaggaaaggagggaaccTACTCGTAATAggtgtaggattccccccttggggagcGCCCCTTGAggtcggccggccccctcctccgctcctttatatacgggggaggggagaaccccatagacacacaagttgatttcttagccgtgtgcggtgcccccctccacagatttccacctcggtcatattgtcgtaggtcttaggcgaagccctgtgtcggtaacttcagcatcaccgtcaacacgccgtcgtgctaacgaaactctccctcggcctcaggtggatctagagttcaagggacgtcagtgagctgaacgtgtgcatatcacggaggtgtcgtacgttcggtacttgatcggttggatcacgaagacgttcgactacatcaaccgcgttactcaacgcttccgctttcggtctacgagggtacatagacacactctcccctctcattgctatgcctcttctagatagatcttgctgaaggaaatatgccctagaggcaataataaagttattatttatttccttatatcatgataaatgtttattattcatgctagaattgtattaaccggaaatatgatacatgtgtgaatacatagacaaacagagtgtcactagtatgcctctacttgactagctcattaatcaaagatggttatgtttcctagccatagacatgagttgtcatttgattaacgggatcacatcattaggagaatgatgtgattgacttgacccattccgttagcttagcacttgatcgtttagtatgttgctattgctttcttcatgacttatacatgttcctatgactatgagattatgcaactcccgtttaccggaggaacactttgtgtgctaccaaacgtcacaacgtaactgggtgattataaaggtgctctacaggtgtctccgaaggtacttattgggttggtgtatttcgagattaggatttgtcacttcgattgttggagaggtatctctgggcccactcggtaatgcacatcactataagccttgcaagcattgtaactactgAGTTAGTTGaggtatgatgtattacggaacgagtaaagagacttgccggtaacgagattgaactaagtattgagatactgacgatcgaatctcaggcaagtaacataccgatgacaaagggaacaacatatgttgttatgcggtttgaccgataaagatcttcgtagaatatgtaggagccaatatgagcatccaggttccgctattggttattgaccggagacatgtctcagtcatgtctatgtagttctcgaatccatagggtccgcacgcttaaagtttcggtgacgattgtattatgatttttgtgttttgatgtaccgaaggtagtttggagtcccggatgtgatcatggacatgacgaggagtctcgaaatggtcgagacataaagatcgatatattggacgactatgttcggacaccggaatggtttctgggagtttcggacatataccggagtaccagggggttaccggaaccccccggggagtttaatgggccaagatgggctttagtggagaagaggaggggtggctagggcaggccgcgccccctccccctctagtccgaattggacaaggaaggggaggggcgccccctttccttcctctctctccttcccttccttttcccctcctactccaaataggaaaagagggagtcctactcccgatgggagtaggactcctccctggcgagccctcccctggccggccgcctcctccccctggtcctttatatacagggcagggggcacctctagacacaacaattgatctcttgatctcttagccgtgtgcggtgccccctccaccatattccacctcgatcttatcgtagcggtgcttaggcgaagccctgcatcgatagcaacatcatcaccgtcaccacgccgtcgtgctggcggaactcccctatgaagctctgctggatcagagttcgcgggacgtcatcgagctgaacgtgtgccggactcagaggtgccgtacattcggtacttggatcggtcggatcgtgaagacgtacgactacatcaaccatgttgtgctaacgcttccgctttcggtctacgagggtacgtagacaacactcttccctctcgttgtgatgcatcaccatgatcctatttgtgcgtaggaatttttttgaaattactacgttcccgaacagtggtatcagagccaggttttatgcttagatgttatatgcatgagtagaacacaagtgagttgtgggcgatacaagtcatactgcttaccagcatgtcatactttggttcggtggtattgttggatgaagcggcccggaccgacattacgcgtacacttacgcgagactgattctaccgacgtgctttgcacacaggtggctggcgggtgtcagtttctccaactttagttgaaccaagtatggctacacccggtccttgagaaggttaaaatagcactaacttgacgaactatcgttgtggttttgatgcataggtaagaacggttcttgctcagcctgtagcagccatgtaaaacttgcaacaacaaagtagagggcgtctaactttttttgcagggcatgttgtgatgtgatatggtcaaggcatgatgctaaattttattgtatgagatgatcatgttttgtaaccgagttatcggcaactggcaggagccatatggttgtcgctttattgtatgcaatgcaatcgccctgtaattgctttactttatcactaagcggtagcgatagtcatagaagcaatagttggcgagacgacaatgatgctatgatggagatcaaggtgtcgcaccggcactacaaaaaaatacacttccgtgatgatacgtgtttgtcacagtaggtcgcttttttgtcatgcatatacatccatgacaaatttatgacagaatcaagatagtcataactgtgctgtcgtagaagtgttccatgacatacgaaaattatcatcacggaagtgtccacttccatgacgataaatcgcgcgtcacagaagtgctttcgtcaagggtgaccgacacgtggcatccaccataacggaacgccgttaagctatcgggtcgggttttggatccgataacccgttaccagccccaaccaatggggattttccacgtgtaaaatcatcattggctagaggaaacacgtgtcggctcatcgtcgggacagatgtcatccactcactggacagaaggcgcctatgatacgtcgacacgtggcacggcccaacaagtttaaatgggccggcccaactagaggctgctacgtcttaagcttgcgttggttttccccgaagaggaagggatgatgcaccagagtagcgtaagtatttccctcagtttttagaaccaaggtatcaatccagtaggaggccacgctcaagtcccttatacctgcacaaaacgatagctactcgcaaccaacgcgattaggggttgtcaatcccttcatggccacttatgagagtgagatctgatagatataatatttttggtatttttagtataaagatgcaaagtaaaaagtaaaagcaaagtaaaaaagcaaagcaagattaaagtgatggagattgatatgatgagaatagacccgggggccataggtttcactagtggcttctctcaagagcataagtattctacggcgggtgaacaaattactgttgagcaattgacataattgagcatagttatgagaatatctaggcatgatcatgtatataggcatcacgttcgtgacaagtagatcgaaacgattctgcatctactactattactccactcattgaccgctatccagcatgcatctagagtattaagttaaaaacagagtaatgccttaagcaagatgacatgatgtagagagataaattcatgcaatatgaaataaaccccatcttgttatcctcgatggcaacgatacaatacgtgccttggtgccccttctgtcactgggtaaggacaccgcaaggtcgaacccaaagctaagcacttctcccatggcaagaactaccaatctagttggccaaaccaaacggataattcgaagagacttgcaaagataaccaatcatacataaaagaattcagagaagattcaaatattattcatagatagacttgatcataaacccacaattcatctgtctcaacaaacacaccgcaaaaagaagattacatcgaatagatctccacaagagagggggagaactttgtattgagattcaaagagagagaagaagccatatagctactaactatggacccgaaggtctgaggtaaactactcacacttcatcggaggggctaggatgatgtagaagccctccttgatgacggccctcttccggaggAGCtctggaacaagccccaagatgggatctcgtggatacagaaagttgcggcggtggaattaggtttttggctcctattctgatcgtttgggagtacgtaggtatatataggaggaaggagtacgtcggtggagcaccgaggggcccacgaggcagggggcgcgccctaggggggcgccccccaccctcgtgacctcttcTTTGatcccctggagtagggtccaagtctcctggatcacgttcggtgagaaaatcacgttcccgaagattttattccgtttggactccgtttgatattctgtttatccgaaacactgaaataggcaaaaaatagcaattctgggctgggcctccggttaataggttagtcccaaaaataatataaaagtggaaaataaagcccaatatagtccaaaacagtagataatatagcatggagcaatcaaaaattatagatacgttggagacgtattaggcatccccaagcttaattcctgctcgtcctcgagtaggtaaatgataaaaatagaatttttgatgcggagtgctacttggcataatttcaatgcaaatcttcttaattgtggtatgaatattcagattagaaagattcaagacaaaagtttatattgacataaaaaataataatacttcaagcatactaataaagcaattttgtcttctcaaaataacatggccaaataaagttatccctacaaaatcatatagtctggctatgctccatcttcaccacacaaagtatttaaatcatgcacaaccccgatgacaagccaagcaattgtttcatactctaactttttcagaacttttttaatcttcatgcaatacatgagcgtgaggcatggatataacactataggtggaatagaatggtggttgtggagaagacaaaaaggaggggaagatagtctcacatcaactaggcgtatcaacgggctatggagatgcccatcaatagatatcaatgtgagtgagtagggattgccatgcaacggatgcactagagctataaatgtatgaaagctcaacaaaagaaactagtgggtgtgcatccaacttgcttgctcacgaagacctagggcaatttgaggaagcccatcattggaatatacaagccaagttctataatgtaaaattcccactagtctatgaaagtgacaacatatgagactctctatatgaagaacatggtgctactttgaagcacaatatatgagactcgctatatcatggtgctactttgaagcacaagtgtggaaaaaagaatagtagcattgctcctttttatttattttcttttttttgggccttttttttctttggcctttctctttttttattgggacaatgctctattaaatgatgatcatcacacttttatttatttacaactcaatgattacaactcgattctaaaacgaagtatgactctatatggatgcctccggcggtgtaccgagatatgcaatgaatcaagagtgacaagtatgaagaaattatgaatggtggctttgccacaaatactatgtcaactacatgatcatgctaagcaatatgacaatgatgaatgtgtcatgatgaactagatggtggaaagttgcatggcaatatacctcagaatggctatggaaatgccataataggtaggtatggtggctgttttgaggaaggtatatggtaggtgtatgataccggcgaaaggtgcgcggtattagagaggctagcaaaggtggaagggtgagagtgcgtataatccatggactcaacattagtcataaagaactcatatacttattgcaaaaatctagaagttatcaaagcaaagtattacgcgcatgctcctagggggatagattggtaggaaaagaccatcgctcgtccccgaccgccactcataaggaagacaatcaataaataaatcatgctccgacttcatcacat
This window harbors:
- the LOC119355613 gene encoding pentatricopeptide repeat-containing protein At4g17616-like, coding for MRILLRACRHCCRLPFFSRAAGAAFTANCGGGPWRLHRVLAAQCLPMRTTAGSILPWEAPSRETLLRTIDVALKDGNVDQALRAFGNYKSLHGLPEPRVLNGVIVSLSYTSSRRWLQRAYDLVLSVYQCNGNLLNSSSLMRLALALARDQTPVPASAVLRIILESGKLPDADILSMVFLHMLKSQVGSYLAADVLAETCECFLDQISDRRQLKKLDPIKNNVTLFNMILESCVNFKCIITAQKIMELMSLVGVVADVNTMAVASRVCQMVGQRDELMTMKGSINSFSSLPFSQQYLHFYDSLLSLQFSGNDMDAAADLIIDLYRQQKSCTFSDNDVQKQGVIQIGSGNLKSGYRIMFDPTKLDKGFVLDTKNQSGLVVPLSGNLVPSEKAVAKLIVGCVKAKKLGALSSFCITLHKEELKGISASDVINACIQMGWLHASHDILDALESAEIPVGVGTYMSLLREYENNHKPEEFNLLLQQIQKIAPTMAEFHTSPSFTIKDIAKIVKDEIPQTKSSLLSSLVEETEHYNPGDHLTFEFNNSILFFCKANMMEDALSTYKRMREQNIRPNLHTFSHILCGYSSLSMYREITILWGEIKRRLDYREISVDRDLLDCLVLDFLKGGYFSRVMEVISYMSTHNIYCDKWKYRQAFLRLHKNLYRNLNSLHDKTEAQSKRIDDVRAFRTWAGIK